A single region of the Ficedula albicollis isolate OC2 chromosome 11, FicAlb1.5, whole genome shotgun sequence genome encodes:
- the FAAP24 gene encoding Fanconi anemia core complex-associated protein 24 isoform X1: MTTKANLPATAGSIVVPYGHVIGNEKWRGSEIAQRLQGKVRLIFEDGLGLVDFHLSNRTCILLISEADLVAGDEFKRRLVKFRNASSLRGIVIVEKTQISEQYYSGVQKLVVLELGMVLLPVANQGEASQLIIQLVREQSRDRGANPFVRKQRSQLAEPAALRAVQHIPGVGKTKALLLLQHFGSIHRLCNAPVSELEQVVGQTAAQQIYTFLHS, encoded by the exons ATGACAACAAAAGCAAACTTGCCTGCTACAGCAGGGTCTATTGTTGTCCCTTACGGACATGTGATTGGAAATGAGAAGTGGAGAGGGTCAGAGATTGCCCAAAGGCTACAAG GAAAAGTTAGACTCATCTTTGAAGATGGCTTGGGACTGGTGGACTTTCATCTTTCAAACAGAACTTGCATTTTACTTATTTCTGAAGCAGATTTGGTTGCAGGGGATGAATTCAAACGAAGATTGGTTAAGTTTAGAAAT GCCAGCAGTCTTAGGGGAATTGTAATTGTAGAGAAAACCCAAATCAGTGAGCAGTACTACTCAGGAGTACAAAAACTTGTTGTACTTGAACTTGGAATGGTGTTGCTTCCTGTGGCAAATCAAGGAGAAGCTTCTCAACTTATTATTCAACTA GTGCGGGAGCAGAGCCGGGATCGCGGGGCCAACCCCTTCGTTCGCAAGCAGCGCTCTCAGCTGGCGGAGCCGGCAGCGCTCCGGGCGGTGCAGCACATCCCCGGcgttggaaaaacaaaagcgCTGCTCTTACTGCAGCACTTCGGGAGCATCCACCGGCTGTGTAACGCACCCGTCAGCGAGCTCGAGCAAGTAGTTGGACAAACAGCAGCGCAAcaaatttatacttttttaCACTCCTGA
- the FAAP24 gene encoding Fanconi anemia core complex-associated protein 24 isoform X2 yields MRSGEGQRLPKGYKASSLRGIVIVEKTQISEQYYSGVQKLVVLELGMVLLPVANQGEASQLIIQLVREQSRDRGANPFVRKQRSQLAEPAALRAVQHIPGVGKTKALLLLQHFGSIHRLCNAPVSELEQVVGQTAAQQIYTFLHS; encoded by the exons ATGAGAAGTGGAGAGGGTCAGAGATTGCCCAAAGGCTACAAG GCCAGCAGTCTTAGGGGAATTGTAATTGTAGAGAAAACCCAAATCAGTGAGCAGTACTACTCAGGAGTACAAAAACTTGTTGTACTTGAACTTGGAATGGTGTTGCTTCCTGTGGCAAATCAAGGAGAAGCTTCTCAACTTATTATTCAACTA GTGCGGGAGCAGAGCCGGGATCGCGGGGCCAACCCCTTCGTTCGCAAGCAGCGCTCTCAGCTGGCGGAGCCGGCAGCGCTCCGGGCGGTGCAGCACATCCCCGGcgttggaaaaacaaaagcgCTGCTCTTACTGCAGCACTTCGGGAGCATCCACCGGCTGTGTAACGCACCCGTCAGCGAGCTCGAGCAAGTAGTTGGACAAACAGCAGCGCAAcaaatttatacttttttaCACTCCTGA